DNA from Sorangium aterium:
GCTCGTCCTTGCGGCGAGCGTGCGAGGTGGAGGATGGTGCGTCCAACGCTCGCCATCGAGGCAGGGGCGGATGCCCTTGTGTCGAGGCGTCGTGCGAGCAACGAGGAGCGCTCTGGTGAGTTGCCTTGCCTGGGCCTCTTCCTGGTCACGGGCCGGCTTGGCGGAGAGATCGTCTCCCGCACGGCGATCGAGATGGTGCATCCCCCTGTCGAGGCAGGCAGCGTGGACGACCCTGGCGCTGGTGAGATGATCGCGCCGCAGTGTCGGGACGAAGTGCGGCTCACGATGAGCCCGCGTCGAACAGGCCGCGCCGAGGACGAGCGTCTGCAGCCGGGACCGAGCGGCGTGCAGGTGACCTTCGCCGGTGTACTGCTCGCACCAGGGGCGGCGTACATCGTCTACGCAGGCGATATGCACATCTACCGGTTCCGTGGGGGGAAGCTGGAGGCGCGACCGCGTGATGTTGCGGCGGTCGACGGCGGGGCGTTGGACGGATCCATCCCGCTGGACGCCCCAGCCATGCTGGTGCAACACGCCGGCGCGGCCGCACGCGCGCTCGGCTGCGACGCAGCGGTGGAGATGACGGCCCAGGTCGAGAACACGGCGCCGGGCGACATTTTCCTCGCGTGCTCGGGGGACCTCTGGGGCTCGGTGTCCGAGCAGCGCATCGCCGGCATCCTCGCAGCGCACCGCGAGCTGCGGCTGGCGGCGAGCCTGCTGATGGACTGCGCTCATGAGAACGGCGAGGTCGAGCAGGCAATGTGCGTCCTGGCCCGTGTGGCAGGGTCTGTGGGTTGACTTCGTAAGGAGGAGCGACGCAGACGCGCCGGAGCGCAGCGAGGCTGTGGCGAGGCGACCCCTCCCGTCCCGCGCGGAGCGCGGGACTTGGGAGGGGCGGACCGCGCGCAGGCCCGCAGGGCCGAGCACGGGCCGGGGGTGGGCAGCATTCCTGGGGGCGAAGGTGGCGGCGCGATGGGCGGGGCGGCGATCTTCCCGGGAGCCATGCCGGGCGCCGGAGCGAGCGGAGGCAGCGGCGGACCCCGCGGCTGCGGCGGGCTGCCCGGGCAGGGCGGCGGAGCAGGCCTCTCCGTGAGCAAGCGATACGGCAGCGGCGGCGAGCAGAGCCCGCTGGACTGCTGGTGGCGGGGAGCGCTGTAGAAAAAATGAGATGTGGTATGATTTCGTGGCAATTTCGGAGAGCTGAACGTAACTCGGTAAAACGGTAACGATGATTCGAAGAAACCCCTTGGCGAGCTCATTCGTTGCCGGCAGAATGGGCACCGCCCGAATTCAAGGAGCCCCATGCCGAAGCGCCGAAGGTCCCGCGGAGACGACCCCCCTCCCTCTGGTAAGCGCCCCAGCTTGAGCAAGATGGGGGAGTGGGAGCGGATGTGGGTACGGAGGCTGGGTCTCGAAGACATCGACTGGGATCCCGAGAAGTATTGTATGCACTGCATCGCGGAGCGGGCGGCTCGCGAAGAGGCGGCGGCGGAGGAGCTCGCGCCGCCGTCAGGGCCCAGACTGCCCGCGTCGCAGAGCCTCTTGTGGGCCAAGAACCCACGCCCGGTAGGTGGTCCCAAAGAGCGCAGCAAGCGCCGCCCCAGACTGATGCTCGTGCCCTCGGTACACCGCAAAGGCGAGGATTCTTGAGCGAGAGGCCCCTTCGCGAGGGGGCTGGATCGAGCGAGTCGACCAGAGGGTATGGGGGACGCTGGCTCTGATGTGCTCTCCGGGAATCTGTCGTGTTGTGTCGGAACACCGCATCTCCGGCATCCTCGCTGCGCATCGCGAGTCGCTGCGCGCGGCGCGCCACCTGTGCTGCGCGCGGCGTGCCATGTGCGCGAGTCGCGCCTTCGGATGGATGGACTGCGCTCATGAGCTCACGCCGCGATCCCGAGCGCGCACCGCGCGCCCTGGCGCGCGGCGGCGACGGCCGAGGCGCTCCGCCATGAGCACGAGCGGCCCGAGCGTGCGCCCACGCCTCGCGCAGGCCCACGCCGGCGCGCCGCTCTCCCCGGCCCCGCTGGCCTCCCGCCCGAACGCCTGGCCGCAGCGCCGTCGCACGCAGGAAGCGCACCACGGCCTACCTCCGTGCGCCCCGCTCCTGCTACCCTCCGGGCCGTGGCGATAACGACCGATTTCCTCGTCATCGGCAGCGGTGTGGCTGGGCTGACCTTCGCGCTCGAGGCGGCCGAGCACGGCGAGGTGATCATCGTCACCAAGCGCGCGCGTGACGAATCCAACACGAAGTACGCTCAGGGCGGCATCGCCGCGGCCTTCGCCCCGGACGACTCCCCCGAGGCGCACATCGCCGACACGCTCGAGGCGGGGGCGGGGCTCTGTCACGAGGTGGTCGTCGAGATCTGCGCGCGGGAGGGGCCCGAGCGGGTGCGTGAGCTCATCGCGCGGGGCGCCCAGTTCGACCACGAGAACGGCCAGGTGCGCCTCGGGCGCGAGGGAGGGCACTCCGCGCGGCGGATCGTGCACGCCGCCGACGCCACCGGCCTCGAGATCGAGCGCGCGCTCCTCGAGCAGGCCCGGCAGAACCCGAACATCCGCTTCGCCGAGCACCACACGGCGATCGACCTCATCCCGCTCTCCCGGTTCGGCGGGCCGGACATCTGCGCCGGCGCCTACGTGCTCGACGAGACCGACGCCGCGCTGAACGGGCCGCGGCCGCGCGACTCGGAGCGGCCGGCGCCCAGGCACCGGCCAGCCTCGAAGCCGCACGTCGTCGAGACGTACCTCGCGCGGGCGACCGTGCTCGCGACCGGCGGCGCAGGCAAGGTCTACCTCTACACGACGAACCCCGACGTCGCGACGGGCGACGGCGTCGCCATGGCCTACCGGGCAGGCGCCGAGATCGCGAACATGGAGTTCTACCAGTTCCACCCGACGTGCCTGTTCCACCCGGAGGCAAAGAGCTTCCTCGTCAGCGAGGCGCTGCGCGGCGAGGGCGCCATCCTCCGGCTGCCGGACGGGACGGCCTTCATGGCCAGCCACGATCCGCGCAAGGACCTCGCGCCGCGCGACATCGTGGCGCGGGCCATCGACTTCGAGATGAAGCGGACCGGCTCGGACTACGTGCTGCTCGACATCACCCACCGGCCGGCGAGCTTCGTCCGCGAGCACTTCCCGACCATCCACGCGCAGTGCCTCCGCTACGGCATCGACATCACCGTGCAGCCGATCCCCGTCGTGCCGGCCGCCCACTACATGTGCGGCGGGATCACCACCGACCTCTACGGCAGGACGACGATCCCCGGGCTGTGGGCGATCGGCGAGTGCACGTGCACGGGGCTGCACGGCGCGAACCGGCTCGCCTCGAACTCGCTGCTCGAGGGGCTCGTCTTCGGCCACCGCGCGGCCGCGCGCCTCGGCACCCAGATCGCCGAGCTCCGGCAGAGCGCGTTCCCCGATGTGCCCGAGTGGCAGGTCGGCAACGCGGTCGCCAGCGACGAGGAGGTCGTCGTCGCCCACAACTGGGACGAGCTGCGCCGCACCATGTGGAACTACGTCGGCATCGTCCGGTCCGACGCCCGCCTCCGGCGCGCCGCCCGGCGGATCTCGCTGCTCCAGGAGGAGATCCGCGAGTACTACTGGAAGCACCTGGTCACCCGGGATCTGCTCGAGCTGCGGAACATCGCCACCGTGGCCGAGCTCATCGTCGGCTGCGCCTCCGCCCGGCACGAGAGCCGGGGGCTGCACACGACGATCGACTACCCGGAGACGAACGATCGCCTCGGCACGGACACGGTCGTGAAGCGCGGCGTCCTGCCTTATCTGCGAGGTCGATGAGCGATCTGCACGGCACCCCCGACCCTCCGCCGAGCGGCGGAGGGCCCGGTCCGCTCGTCCGGCGAGGCGGCGAGGAGCGACCGATGTCGATCCCCGGCGCCATCGGCTGGACCGTGGGCGTCACCGCGCTGTTCCTGTTCCTGCTCGGCCTGATCTCCTCCTTCCGGATGGAGCCGGCGCTCGACGGCGCGGGCTCGTTCCGGCCGGCGCCGAAGCTCGACGTCATCGGCAGCTTCGCGTGCCAGGCCGCCGCGTACCTGTTCGGGCTCTTCGGCGTGCTCCAGGTGCACGCGCCCCGCGCGTCGATCCGGCAGTTCCTCGGCCTGCGCAGGACGCACGTGGCGTTCTACCCGCTCGCGATCGCGCTCGGCTTCGCGCTCGAGGGGCCCATCGCAGCGCTCTACACGGCGATCGAGGCGCGCTGGCCGTCGGGGATCGACGACGCCGAGCTCGTCCGGGTCTTCGTCGACGCGAGCGCGCCCGAGCGGGCCGCGCTCGGCCTCATCTTCATCGTGCTGGGCCCCGCGCTGGAGGAGATCTTCTTCCGGGGAGCGCTCGCCCGCCCGCTGCGCTGGACGCACCGCGCCCCGCTCGTCATCGCGATCACGGCCGCGCTCTTCGCGGCGGCCCACGTCGGGTGGCAGAAGTTCCTGCCGATCGGGATCTTCGGCGTGGCCCTCGGCGTCCTCCGCGTCGCGAGCGGCTCGCTCTTGCCGTCCATCCTCCTCCACGGCACCTACAACGCCATCCAGTGCTTCACGCTCCTCTCCGCGGCGCGCGCGGGGGCCGTCGACGACGCGTCCTCGGCTGCCGGCGCCGCGGCGAGCCCCGTGTGGCTCGTGGCGGTGAGCTCCGCCTCTGCGCTCTTGTTGACCGCGCTCGCCTTCGTCCTCGGCCATCGCGCCGAGGGGGCGGCCCGCGCGAGGGAAAAGGACCTCTCATGATGCCGGCTTTCGGGAGCCAGGGCGGCGGCGAGAGCCGAGCCGCGCAGATCGCAGCGGGGGACGGCGAGGGCCGCGCCGCCGGGGCCGTGGACGCGAGCGGCGAGGGCCGCGCCGCCCCGCGCGCGGGGGCGAAGCGGGCGCGCGTCAGCCTCTGCCTGCCGGGGGGCGGCCTGACGGGCGCGCTCTACCAGATCGGCGCGCTCGCGGCGCTCGAGGACGGGGTCGAGGGGATCGACAACCAGAGCTTCTCGCTCTACCTCGGGCACGGCAGCGGCGCCGCGGTCGCCGCGGCCCTGGCGGGCGGCATCCCGATCGAGCGGCTCTACCGCGCCCTGCTCGATCCGGTCGACAACTTCTTCCCGCTGGAGCGCAGCCACCTCCTCCACATCGACGCCGGCGAGTGGCGGCGCGCGCTCAGCACCAGCCTGGTCGCGCTCCGCCACGCGATCGTCCGGCTCACGACCCGGGGCGACGCGACCCCGAACGCGCCGGCGCAGCAGTACCTGTTCGAGCAGCTCGATCGCTTCAACGACTCGCTCCCTGCGGGGCTCTTCCAGCTCGATCGGTACGAGCGGTTCCTCGCCGAGTTCTTCCTGAGGCGCGGCATCCCGAACTCGTTCCGCGCGATGCCGCGGACGCTGCGCATCCCGGCGCACGACCTCGACTCGGGCGAGCGCGTCATCTTCGGCGCCGAGGGGTTCGACCATGTCCCCGTGTCGCTCGCATGCGCGGCGTCGCTCGCGCTCCCGCTGTTCTTCTCGCCGGTGCGCGTCGAGCACCGCCACTACCTCGACGGCGGGCTGGGCCACGTGGCGCACCTCGATCTCGCGCAGGCCGCCGGCGTCGAGCTCACGATCGTCGTGAGCCCGCTCGTGCCCGTCTCCACCGCGCACCGCCCCGTCCCGACAGGGCACGGCGTGCGCGAGAGCGTGCGCGACAAGGGCATGCTCTGGATCTTCAACCAGGCGATGCGGATCGGCGCGCACGCCCGGCTCCACCAGGCGGTGGGGCGCGCGCTCGCCGAGGGCAAGATGCAGGTCCTCGTGCTCGAGCCCGCGCGGAACGACGCGCTGCTGTTCCTCCACAACCCCGCCAACCTGCGCGCGCGGCGTGCCATCCTGGAGTACGCCTACCGGACGACGCGCGAGCGCATCGCGGTCTGGATGGAAAAGAACCGCGCGGTGGTCGAGGCGATGGGGTGGCACGAGGCCCGCGCCTCGGGCGGGTCGACGGGCTGAGGCGGATCGGCCGCGCGAGGGGCTGGTGAGCCGGCCGAGGGCGCATCGGCGAGCCGAGGGCCCGCTCGGACGGCGAGATCAGCTGGCGAGCGATGAGAACCGGGCGATCGTCAGCTCGTCGGGCGGGATGCTGATGCGGGCGCGCGGGATGGCGACGCCGTGGAGGTAGCGCCAGCCCTCGCCGTCGTGGAGGAAATCGGACAGCTCGACGAACGAGCGATCCACGCCGGCCTCGAAGATCTTGGCGAGGAACAGCACCGACGCCGAGTCGCCGCTCTGCAGGCTGTCGAGGATCTGGAGGCCCCGGTACCGGTGGTGGTGGATCGTCACCTTCAGCTCGCGGAGCACCTGGTCCCTGTCGCGCCCGCGGTCGATGTGGCCCATGTGCAGCGTCCGCCAGAGGTAGGCGGTGTCTCCGACCGCGAACGCGGCGTACCGCGAGCGCATCAGCGTCACGGCGTCGGGCGCCTCGCGATCGCCCAGATGGCAGGGGGCGCAACACTCGCGGTACGAGCGCCCCGAGCCGCACGGGCACGGGCGGGAGAGGGTCCCCGTACCAGGACGAACATCTCGGGTCATGGGCGTTCTCTACACGGGTTCGTGCGCCGTTGCAGCGCCCTGGGCGCGTCGAGGTGGGCGCGGCGGGTGTGCGGCAGAACGGCGCGGCACGGCATGGCGCCGTCCACGGACGACCCGCGCGCGTCCCTGAGCGAAGCCTCTTGCGGGGCGCCGGCGAGGACGGTAAGGCGGGCGGGAAGTATGCCCGCAGCGCGCGCTCACGCGGCGGCCCTCCTCCTGGCCCTCGCCCTGGTTCTGGGGGGCTGCAAGCGCCAATACGCCATCGGCGATCACGTCCTCGTGACGTGGGAAGGGAACGTCTACCCGGCCGAGGTCATCGAGGTCCTGGGTCCGACGAAGTTCAAGATCCACTACCAGGGCTACGATGACATCTGGGATGAAGTTGTACCTCGCGAACGGATCCGCGGCCTCGTCGAGGGCAACGTCGTCAACCCGCCGCCGCCGCCGAAGGTCCGGAGCAAGGGGCTGCAGGCATCGCAGACGAACGTCTACAAGATCGGCGACAGGGTCCGCGTCGAGTGGCACGGGCAGATGTACCCGGCGGTCGTCACCGGCATCGTCGGTCAAGAGCGCTACCGCATCCACTACGACGGCTACGGATCGGAGTGGGACGAGACGGTCGGGCTTTCCAGGATTCAGGCCAAGTAGCGTGAAATGTTCATGCGCGGTCATTTTCCCCCTGGCGCTGGCCATGGGGCCGAATTAAGAGCCGCGCCGAATTTCTGACTGGGCGATCGCAAGAGTGCGCCGCCTGGCTGACGTTCGATGCGTGCCGCACGCCCTCCACGGGCACGCCCTCACGGGTGCGCGGCGGGGAGCCTTCTGTGATCAGCGAACTGTCCAAGCTGCGCAACATCGGGATCAGCGCCCACATCGATTCGGGCAAGACAACGCTGACCGAGCGTATCCTCTTCTACACCAAGCGGATCCACGCCATCCACGACGTCAAGGGCAAGGACGGCGTCGGCGCGAAGATGGACTCGATGGATCTCGAGCGCGAGCGCGGGATCACCATCCAGTCCGCGGCCACGCACTGCTTCTGGAACGGGCACCAGATCAACGTGATCGACACGCCCGGCCACGTGGACTTCACGATCGAGGTCGAGCGCGCGATGCGCGTGCTCGACGGGGCGATCCTGGTCCTCTGCGCCGTCGCCGGCGTGCAGAGCCAGTCGCTCACGGTCGACCGCCAGATGCGCCGCTACGGCGTCCCGCGCATCGCGTTCGTGAACAAGTGCGACCGCGCCGGCGCGAACCCGCTGCGGGTCCGCGCGCAGCTGCGCGAGAAGCTCAACCTGAACCCGGTCCTGCTGCAGCTGCCGATCGGGCTCGAGGACAAGTTCGAGGGGGTCGTCGACCTCATCGCGATGAAGTCCTACCGGTTCGAGGGGGCGAACGGCGAGAAGATCATCGTCGGCGAGATCCCGGCCGAGATGGCCGACGAGGTGAAGACGGCGCGCGAGGAGATGCTCGACGCGCTCTCGATGTACTCCGACGAGCTCACCGAGGCGATCCTCGAGGAGCGCGTCACCGAGGAGCTCCTCCAGAAGGCGATCCGCGACGCGACCGTGAAGCTCCAGATCGTCCCGGTGATGATGGGGTCGGCCTACAAGAACAAGGCGGTGCAGGTCCTGCTCGACGGCGTGACCCGTTACCTGCCGACGCCCGCCGACATCACGAACAAGGCCGTGGATCTCGACAAGGACGAGGCCGAGGTCGTCCTGTCGAGCGACTCGGAGAAGCCGCTCGTGATGCTCGCGTTCAAGCTCGAGGACGGCCGCTTCGGCCAGCTCACGTACCTGCGGGTCTACCAGGGCAACCTGGCCCGCGGGGGCGAGATCACGAACACCCGCACGGGCAAGCGCCACAAGGTCGGCCGGCTCGTCCGCATGCACGCGGACGAAATGGAGGACATCGACTCCGCGGGCGCGGGCGACATCGTCGCGATGTTCGGCATCGACTGCAACTCCGGCGACACCTTCACGGACGGGACCCTGAGCGTCGCGATGACGTCGATGCACGTGCCCGAGCCCGTCATCTCGCTCACCGTGACGCCCAAGGACAACAAGGCCCAGGCGAACATGTCGAAGGCGCTGCGCCGCTTCACGAAGGAAGACCCGACCTTCCGCGTCGGGGCCGATCCGGAGAGCGGCGAGACGATCATTCAGGGCATGGGCGAGCTCCACCTGGACGTCTACATCGAGCGCATGAAGCGCGAGTACGCGGCCGAGGTGGTCACGAGCCCGCCGCGCGTCGCGTACCGCGAGACGATCACGCGCCGCGTGGACTTCAACTACACGCACAAGAAGCAGACCGGCGGCTCCGGCCAGTACGGCAAGGTCGGCGGCTTCATCGAGCCGTGGACGGAGGCGCCGTTCCGGTTCGACGACCAGGTCGTCGGCGGCGCGATCCCGCGCGAGTTCATCCCGGCGGTCGAGAAGGGCTTCGTGTCGATGCTCGCCAAGGGGCAGCTCATCGGCGCGCCCGTCACGGGCGTGTCGGTCACGCTGAACGACGGCGCGGCCCACGCGGTCGACTCGTCCGACATCGCCTTCCAGGAGGCCGCGCGCGGCGCCTGGCGCGAGACGTACCCCAAGGCCGGCCCGCAGATCCTGGAGCCGCTGATGAAGGTCGCCTGCGAGGGTCCGAGCGAGTACCAGGGCGGCATCGTCGGCATCCTCATGCAGCGGCGCGGCATCATCGTGGGTTCGACCGAGGCAGACGGCTTCTGCCGCGTCGAGGCGGAGGTGCCGCTCTCCGACATGTTCGGCTTCTCGACGGTCCTCCGCTCCGCCACCCAGGGCAAAGCCGAGTTCACGATGGAGTTCTCGCGCTATGCTCCTCTTCCGGCGGCGCTTGGTGAGGAGCTCATCAAGAAATACCGGGAAGAGCAGGCGAAGAAGGCCAAGTGAGGGGGTCGGCATGTACCGCAAAGAGGTAAACGAGCGGAGCCCCATGCGGGTCTTCGAGGGGTCGATGCACGGCGGGCTGGGTCGCGGCAACGTCGGCGTCATCGTCTCCCGGCCCGGCGTGGGCAAGACGGCGTTGCTCGTGCAGATCGCGCTCGACGATCTGCTCCGGGACCGCCGGGTGCTCCACATCTCGCACGAGAACGCGGTCGATCACGTCCGCGCGTACTACGACGAGATCTTCCACGATCTCGCGCAGTCGATGCGGCTCGAGGAGCCGGAGGCCGTCCGGCTCGAGGTCGAGCGGCACCGGCAGATCTACTCGCACCTCGGCCACGTGAAGGCGTCGGCCGACGCGCCCGAAGAAGCGGCGCGCCTGTGGGTCGAGAAGATGCTCGAGACGGTGGCGTTCGCGCGCGGCGTCGCCCACTTCGAGCCCGACGTGATCATCGTCGACGGCTTCGACGTGGCGGTCGCGTCGGAGCAGGCGATGGAGGCGCTCGGGCGGCTCGCGAAGGAGCGCTCCGCCGAGGTCTGGGTCGCGGCCCAGGTCGACGAGGCGGGCCCTCCGGGCAAGCTCCCGGCCGCGCTCCAGAGCGTCGAGCGCCACCTCAGCGTGGTCGTCTACCTGCAGCCGGAGCGCGACGTGGTCCGCCTGCGGCTGCTGAAGGACCACGGCAACAAGGACCTCGCCGATCTCCACCTGCGCCTCGACCCCCACTCGATGCGCGTCATCGACGAGGACGTGCGCCCCCCCTCGGAGCGGCCGAGGGACCCGCGGAGCTTCCGCCTGCACTCGGGCGGCGCCAAGGGGGCCGAGGCCGAGTTCGGCGCGTGTGCCGAGCGGTACGGGGTGCAGGAGCTGAACTACAGCTTCGAGGGCCACCGGCTCCTCGAGCGCCAGCGCGGCGTGGTCGTGCTGGGGGACGACGAGCTGCGCAAGGGCGACTTCAGCCTCGTCTACGTGTCGCGGCGCCTCGGCCGCGTGCTGAGCGAGATCCCGCTCGTGCGCAACATCCTCCAGACGATCTGGCACCAGATCAACGCGGCCAGCCAGGTCTTCGTCGTGGGGACGCTCCAGGAGGACGGCACCGTGCGCGGCGGCACCGGCTGGGGCGCGGAGCTCGCGCGCCTCTGGAAGAAGCAGCTGTTCGTCTACGATCAGGAGAAGCGCGGCTGGTTCCGCTGGAGCGGCTCGGCCTGGGAGATGGCGCGGCAGCCGTGCATCGCCAGCGAGAACTTCGCCGGCATCGGCACGCAGGATCTCAACGACGCCGGCCGCGACGCGATCCGCGACCTCTTCGCGCGGAGCTTCGGCGAGCCTGGCTGAGCGCCGATCGCAGGGGCGCCCTCCGCCGCGAACGCGGCCGCGGGGGCGCCTCGCTGCGGCGCGCAGCAGGCCGGCGTGAAGCGGGCCTGCTGCGCCGAGCCGCTCAGGCCGTGTGCTTCTGGATCAGCTGGGCGAGGCGCGGGACCGCTTCCTCGACGTTCTTCTTCGCCGAGCCGCGCAGCTTCTCGTAGGTGCCGCGCACGACGCTGCTCGACGACGACTTCGCCTTCTCGTCGGTGATGCTGAGGAGCGCATCGGCGATCCGCGAGCGGTTCGACGTGAAGAAGGAGCTCGGGTTCCCGCCGCTCGAGGCCTCGGTCCAGATGGGATCGAGCTTCTTGGCGAACTCGGGCAGGAGCTTCTCGACCACCTGCTGGATGAAGCCGGGCTTGATGCCCTTCACGGCCGCGTAGCCGGCCTTGACCGCCAGGCCGGAGAGTCCGCTCTTCGAAGCCACCTCCTCGTCGACCAGCGTGCAACAGTCGGCGACGACCTTGGATTTCTTGTTCGCATCGAGCAGCGTTTCGCTGAGACCCATTCTCGAACTCCTCCGGGCGCTTCGGAGACCGGTCGCGGCCCCCAGACCCATGTCAGCATGACCCCCGGCAGGGAGCCGCGACCCCGTCGAGCGGACAGGTGGTCCGCTCCCGACCACACCGAAGCGCGGCTCTTACCACAGCAGCCCGAAGGCCGGCATCGCAAGCGCCCACCCGGGAAACCGTCGGTCCAGGACGGCTCTCGTCCGACGTCGGCCGTCCTGGATGGCAATGCAACGCCGTCTCGCGCTCGATTCTCGGAAATGCCGCGCGGAGACCACATGCATGGCCGCCCCTCGCGCGCCATACTCAAGATGTAATTTGAATCACAGTTTGGCGTGGCGGGCGCTCGCCGCTGTCGTGTTGCGAGGCCTGCGGGGGGCTCATGGACGTTACCTGCGAAATCTGCGGAATCGTCACCACGGTGTCGAGCGACGCGCGCGGCGGGGCTGCGCTCGAGTGCAGCGTCTGCGGCGGTGCGATGCTCCGTGCGCACGGGAGGGGCGCGGCCTCGCCGCCGGCGGGAGGCGCCGGCCATCGATCGAGCCGGCCTCCTCCGCCGCTCCGGCGATCGAGCGCGCCCTCGGTGCCACGGAGCGACGATGACCCGACGATGATGGACCTCCGGTCGCTCGCGCTGAAGTCGTTCATCGCGACGCTTCCCGCCGCGACGACGACGTCGAGCGCGTCCACGGCGAGCTCGGTCGGGCCGGGCAGCGGCCCGGTCGCCCCGGCGGCGGTGGGCCTGACGACGCCGCAGGCGAGCCGGGGCGCGGAGTCGATCGCGTCGATCGCGTCGACCGCGTTCGCGGGCACGCCGCCGGTCGGGGTCGATGCGCCGAGCGTGAGCGATGTGATGGGCGTCCACGACGCGCTCGTGCCTGTCGCGGTGCCCTTGCGGGCGCGATCACGAGCCCGCGTGCGCGTCCTCGCGGCGGCGACCGTGGTCGGCGCCCTGGTGATCGCCGTCGGGCTCACGCTGATCGTCGGCGGAATGTCGCGCGCGCCGGGGGATGACGTGCCGCCTGCAGCGCAGCGCGGCGTGTCCCGGGCCGGGGAGATCGCGCGGGAGGTGAGCGTGCCGGTCGCGGCGCCTGGCCCTCGGAGGAGGGCGCTGCGCGGGCCCGACGCGCGCGCGCCAGCGGCCGACGACGACGACGCCAGCGCCGCCGAGCCCGTCCCGGCGCCGCAGGCGCGCGCCGCACCGGAGACGGGCGCGCGCGAGGCCTCCGGGGCGGGGGTGCGCCCGCCCGCCGCGTCGGGGGCGCGCGCCCGGCCGGAGCGTCAGCCTTCACCTCCGCCCGCGTCCGAGGAGGTGTCGCGGCCCCAGCCGCCGGTGTCGCTCACCGACGCGATGGCCGCCGCTGTCGCCGACACGCCGGCTCCCGCCGCTGCGGAGACGCAGCCCCAGGCCGACACCGGCGAGGAATAACCCGCGCCGAGGGCGCGCGCGCTCGGCGAGCGTCAGCGCTGCGCTCTGCGGCGCCGTCGCGTGCGGCCGGCCGCGGCCACGGCCGCCGCGAGCGCCGAGGGCGCGGCGTCACGGCCGCTGCTCGCGAGGCGGCAGCCGCATCCGGCGTCCTCCCGGAGATCGCCGCTGCTGCCGCCGCCGCCGTTGCTGTCGTTGTCGCTACCGCCGGCGGCGTCCGCTCCGGCGGCGCCCGCTCCGGCGGCGCCCACGCCGCCGGCGCCCACGCCGCCGGCGCCGCTGCTCGAGGGGCCGCCGCCGCCGCTGCCGCTCGCGGCGCTCTCCTCGAAGTACGCGCCGCAGGCCGGGCCGACGACGAGCCCGTCGCGCGCCGC
Protein-coding regions in this window:
- the fusA gene encoding elongation factor G, producing MISELSKLRNIGISAHIDSGKTTLTERILFYTKRIHAIHDVKGKDGVGAKMDSMDLERERGITIQSAATHCFWNGHQINVIDTPGHVDFTIEVERAMRVLDGAILVLCAVAGVQSQSLTVDRQMRRYGVPRIAFVNKCDRAGANPLRVRAQLREKLNLNPVLLQLPIGLEDKFEGVVDLIAMKSYRFEGANGEKIIVGEIPAEMADEVKTAREEMLDALSMYSDELTEAILEERVTEELLQKAIRDATVKLQIVPVMMGSAYKNKAVQVLLDGVTRYLPTPADITNKAVDLDKDEAEVVLSSDSEKPLVMLAFKLEDGRFGQLTYLRVYQGNLARGGEITNTRTGKRHKVGRLVRMHADEMEDIDSAGAGDIVAMFGIDCNSGDTFTDGTLSVAMTSMHVPEPVISLTVTPKDNKAQANMSKALRRFTKEDPTFRVGADPESGETIIQGMGELHLDVYIERMKREYAAEVVTSPPRVAYRETITRRVDFNYTHKKQTGGSGQYGKVGGFIEPWTEAPFRFDDQVVGGAIPREFIPAVEKGFVSMLAKGQLIGAPVTGVSVTLNDGAAHAVDSSDIAFQEAARGAWRETYPKAGPQILEPLMKVACEGPSEYQGGIVGILMQRRGIIVGSTEADGFCRVEAEVPLSDMFGFSTVLRSATQGKAEFTMEFSRYAPLPAALGEELIKKYREEQAKKAK
- a CDS encoding patatin-like phospholipase family protein, translated to MMPAFGSQGGGESRAAQIAAGDGEGRAAGAVDASGEGRAAPRAGAKRARVSLCLPGGGLTGALYQIGALAALEDGVEGIDNQSFSLYLGHGSGAAVAAALAGGIPIERLYRALLDPVDNFFPLERSHLLHIDAGEWRRALSTSLVALRHAIVRLTTRGDATPNAPAQQYLFEQLDRFNDSLPAGLFQLDRYERFLAEFFLRRGIPNSFRAMPRTLRIPAHDLDSGERVIFGAEGFDHVPVSLACAASLALPLFFSPVRVEHRHYLDGGLGHVAHLDLAQAAGVELTIVVSPLVPVSTAHRPVPTGHGVRESVRDKGMLWIFNQAMRIGAHARLHQAVGRALAEGKMQVLVLEPARNDALLFLHNPANLRARRAILEYAYRTTRERIAVWMEKNRAVVEAMGWHEARASGGSTG
- a CDS encoding CPBP family intramembrane glutamic endopeptidase — protein: MSIPGAIGWTVGVTALFLFLLGLISSFRMEPALDGAGSFRPAPKLDVIGSFACQAAAYLFGLFGVLQVHAPRASIRQFLGLRRTHVAFYPLAIALGFALEGPIAALYTAIEARWPSGIDDAELVRVFVDASAPERAALGLIFIVLGPALEEIFFRGALARPLRWTHRAPLVIAITAALFAAAHVGWQKFLPIGIFGVALGVLRVASGSLLPSILLHGTYNAIQCFTLLSAARAGAVDDASSAAGAAASPVWLVAVSSASALLLTALAFVLGHRAEGAARAREKDLS
- a CDS encoding YchJ family protein, with protein sequence MTRDVRPGTGTLSRPCPCGSGRSYRECCAPCHLGDREAPDAVTLMRSRYAAFAVGDTAYLWRTLHMGHIDRGRDRDQVLRELKVTIHHHRYRGLQILDSLQSGDSASVLFLAKIFEAGVDRSFVELSDFLHDGEGWRYLHGVAIPRARISIPPDELTIARFSSLAS
- a CDS encoding Tudor-knot domain-containing protein, with the protein product MPAARAHAAALLLALALVLGGCKRQYAIGDHVLVTWEGNVYPAEVIEVLGPTKFKIHYQGYDDIWDEVVPRERIRGLVEGNVVNPPPPPKVRSKGLQASQTNVYKIGDRVRVEWHGQMYPAVVTGIVGQERYRIHYDGYGSEWDETVGLSRIQAK
- a CDS encoding L-aspartate oxidase — protein: MAITTDFLVIGSGVAGLTFALEAAEHGEVIIVTKRARDESNTKYAQGGIAAAFAPDDSPEAHIADTLEAGAGLCHEVVVEICAREGPERVRELIARGAQFDHENGQVRLGREGGHSARRIVHAADATGLEIERALLEQARQNPNIRFAEHHTAIDLIPLSRFGGPDICAGAYVLDETDAALNGPRPRDSERPAPRHRPASKPHVVETYLARATVLATGGAGKVYLYTTNPDVATGDGVAMAYRAGAEIANMEFYQFHPTCLFHPEAKSFLVSEALRGEGAILRLPDGTAFMASHDPRKDLAPRDIVARAIDFEMKRTGSDYVLLDITHRPASFVREHFPTIHAQCLRYGIDITVQPIPVVPAAHYMCGGITTDLYGRTTIPGLWAIGECTCTGLHGANRLASNSLLEGLVFGHRAAARLGTQIAELRQSAFPDVPEWQVGNAVASDEEVVVAHNWDELRRTMWNYVGIVRSDARLRRAARRISLLQEEIREYYWKHLVTRDLLELRNIATVAELIVGCASARHESRGLHTTIDYPETNDRLGTDTVVKRGVLPYLRGR
- a CDS encoding PP2C family protein-serine/threonine phosphatase, whose translation is MRPTLAIEAGADALVSRRRASNEERSGELPCLGLFLVTGRLGGEIVSRTAIEMVHPPVEAGSVDDPGAGEMIAPQCRDEVRLTMSPRRTGRAEDERLQPGPSGVQVTFAGVLLAPGAAYIVYAGDMHIYRFRGGKLEARPRDVAAVDGGALDGSIPLDAPAMLVQHAGAAARALGCDAAVEMTAQVENTAPGDIFLACSGDLWGSVSEQRIAGILAAHRELRLAASLLMDCAHENGEVEQAMCVLARVAGSVG